One stretch of Ptiloglossa arizonensis isolate GNS036 chromosome 7, iyPtiAriz1_principal, whole genome shotgun sequence DNA includes these proteins:
- the LOC143149494 gene encoding uncharacterized protein LOC143149494 translates to MKCFIAIVLLALFAVAFSEEKSIEPEKLEPVPVQDAPRDKRGVFLSYASPYTYSSYVSPLAYSLPYTYRNYPYYNYYL, encoded by the exons ATGAAGTGCTTCATT GCTATCGTCCTTTTGGCTCTCTTCGCCGTGGCTTTCTCCGAGGAGAAATCCATCGAGCCCGAAAAGTTGGAGCCGGTGCCCGTACAGGATGCTCCAAGGGACAAGAGAGGAGTCTTTCTGAGCTACGCATCGCCGTACACCTACAGCTCCTACGTATCGCCGCTCGCGTACAGCCTGCCTTACACGTACCGCAACTATCCTTACTACAACTATTACCTATAA
- the LOC143148969 gene encoding tRNA N(3)-cytidine methyltransferase METTL6 isoform X2 yields the protein MAESMENSSEYVGHVAKCLTQEEVERMRAQNSRLVSEFRANQLEKDAKKHWDLFYKRNDTRFFKDRHWTTREFNELLGLATEENSNVLLEVGCGVGNFIYPLIEDGLKFKKIFACDLSPRAVELTKHALYDPKNMNIFQTDITMENCFVDVDCPANVATLIFVLSAIHPEKFRTVVNNLYNILDNGGIVLLRDYGLYDMAQLRFKSGHKISENFYMRQDGTRTYYFSVDEVSNLFESVGFKTLMCNYVQRRTVNLKEKIDVPRIFVQGKFEKSL from the exons ATGGCTGAATCAATGGAGAATAGTAGCGAGTACGTAGGCCACGTGGCGAAGTGCCTCACGCAAGAAGAAGTCGAGAGAATGCGGGCACAAAATTCGCGTCTAGTCTCGGAATTTCGGGCCAATCAACTCGAAAAGGACGCTAAAAAACATTGGGACTTATTTTATAAACGAAACGACACCAGATTCTTCAAAGATAGACATTGGACCACCAGAGAATTCAATGAATTGTTGGGCTTGGCCACGGAGGAGAATTCCAACGTGCTCCTCGAGGTCGGTTGCGGTGTTGGTAATTTTATATATCCTCTGATCGAGGATGgattaaagtttaaaaaaatatttgcttgCGACCTATCCCCTAGAGCGGTGGAACTAACGAag CATGCACTGTACGATCCGAAAAATATGAATATCTTTCAGACCGATATTAcaatggaaaattgtttcgtcgaTGTGGATTGTCCGGCAAATGTAGCGACTCTAATATTCGTTTTGTCGGCCATACATCCGGAGAAATTTCGGAC AGTTgtgaacaatttatacaatatcCTTGATAATGGAGGAATTGTGCTTTTAAGGGATTACGGTCTATACGATATGGCTCAATTGAGATTTAAATCCGGTCATAAAattagtgaaaatttttatatgaGACAAGATGGAACTAG GACGTATTATTTCTCTGTGGACGAAGTATCGAATCTATTTGAATCTGTTGGTTTCAAAACTTTGATGTGCAATTATGTACAAAGACGTACcgtaaatttgaaagaaaaaatagatgTACCTAGAATTTTTGTGCagggaaaattcgaaaaatctcTATAA
- the LOC143149492 gene encoding uncharacterized protein LOC143149492, with amino-acid sequence MKFLLVACLLVMGSFSSRAEDKAEEKSEITKLELLDLGAGESDVDTGNSEVQQKRDSGYSYKRPSGFSAASRSRFQQPAHAGRIVNRHPAQINRPANKYGPPGYQSSSPSRPAQHVQQHRDKLQHNGHRGHQHSSNFDGRPSGYLQQEVPSPIRQVDFVEPNPIASQNNEPFASHAANYLPPRNQKLPDYTPPQTFSFTQAAQNLQNQAQPANFQGQNLLQSPEQISDAALFLSQNAQAIQQLYGAPATQQDFAPNDDQFSGPNNQVQQAPFQNLESSSQTPQGFQGNLPSYASGTLSAQETLEQIQSLEKDRLIVQLQRALATQAQTSEPAGRYAQNQPSFVQNQDLLASLGQRTKIHGFDAQPGAVALGNTAFNRSPFLPGTSIAPGLPLNYGLLSTTALPPTTTATTTTTTTPVQPPQAAKADGSSQLGSTLPPLSLPPSTAGLPVYGGFVPTLITGTGFLSNVPSYGPGFFAPGTVTPVQTSGSAPTHFGIPIPTDQKPTTVNTPSSTPSTTLSGASTPSSPPVNTLPVQPVPVNPVATLPVQPVATHPVATHPVATHPPVVTPLQPVTPLRPVLPPTHVHPQQTPSAYPTYGLQTSVVNPFLYKPVKPVYPFYYYPNVAYQLQKPASPTYPWSYAPTYATQAKPAQIWK; translated from the exons ATGAAGTTCCTTTTG GTGGCGTGTCTGCTGGTTATGGGCTCGTTCTCGTCGAGGGCCGAAGACAAAGCCGAAGAGAAGTCGGAGATCACGAAGTTAGAGTTGCTCGATCTCGGCGCGGGAGAAAGCGACGTGGACACCGGTAATTCGGAGGTTCAACAGAAAAGGGATTCGGGTTACTCCTACAAGAGACCTAGCGGCTTCTCCGCAGCCTCTAGATCCCGTTTTCAACAACCAGCCCACGCGGGACGCATCGTCAACAGACATCCCGCTCAAATAAACAGACCCGCGAACAAATACGGCCCCCCCGGTTATCAGAGTTCATCTCCATCGAGACCGGCTCAGCACGTTCAACAGCATCGAGACAAATTGCAACACAACGGTCACCGTGGTCATCAACATTCGAGCAACTTCGACGGTCGGCCCAGCGGTTacctgcaacaggaagttcccaGTCCGATCAGACAGGTGGACTTCGTCGAGCCGAATCCGATAGCCAGCCAGAACAACGAACCCTTCGCGTCCCACGCTGCGAATTACCTACCGCCTCGGAACCAAAAGTTACCCGATTACACGCCCCCCCAGACCTTCTCTTTCACTCAGGCGGCTCAGAATCTTCAGAACCAAGCCCAGCCGGCGAATTTCCAGGGTCAGAATCTCCTTCAATCGCCGGAGCAGATCTCCGACGCTGCCCTCTTCCTCTCTCAGAACGCTCAAGCGATTCAACAGCTCTACGGTGCCCCGGCCACCCAGCAAGATTTCGCACCGAACGACGATCAGTTCTCGGGACCCAACAATCAAGTCCAACAAGCGCCGTTCCAGAACTTGGAGAGCAGCTCGCAGACTCCCCAGGGGTTCCAGGGTAACCTCCCCTCGTACGCCTCCGGGACCCTCAGCGCCCAAGAAACCCTCGAGCAAATCCAGTCCCTGGAAAAGGACAGACTGATCGTCCAACTGCAGCGCGCTTTGGCCACTCAGGCGCAAACCTCCGAGCCAGCAGGAAGGTACGCTCAAAATCAGCCGAGCTTCGTTCAGAATCAAGATCTTCTGGCTTCCCTTGGACAGCGAACGAAGATTCACGGTTTCGATGCGCAACCGGGCGCCGTGGCCCTTGGAAATACAGCTTTCAATCGATCACCTTTTTTGCCAGGGACGAGCATCGCTCCGGGGTTACCGCTTAACTACGGGCTACTGTCCACGACCGCTCTGCCACCAACGACCACGgcaacgaccacgaccacgacaacGCCCGTGCAGCCTCCCCAAGCCGCCAAAGCCGACGGATCCTCTCAGCTCGGGTCCACACTGCCCCCGCTGTCGTTGCCACCGTCTACCGCGGGACTGCCCGTTTACGGGGGCTTCGTGCCGACCCTGATCACCGGTACAGGTTTCCTATCGAACGTTCCTTCCTACGGACCGGGTTTCTTCGCACCCGGAACCGTAACGCCGGTCCAAACCTCCGGTTCCGCGCCCACGCATTTCGGTATACCCATTCCAACCGATCAGAAGCCGACGACCGTTAACACACCGTCGTCCACGCCATCCACGACTCTTTCCGGTGCCAGCACACCTTCCTCTCCACCGGTGAACACTCTTCCTGTGCAACCGGTACCCGTTAATCCCGTAGCCACTCTTCCCGTACAACCTGTCGCCACTCATCCGGTTGCTACGCATCCAGTCGCGACACATCCTCCAGTGGTCACTCCTCTTCAACCGGTGACACCTCTGAGGCCCGTGCTACCCCCGACCCACGTTCATCCTCAACAAACACCTTCGGCTTATCCGACCTACGGGTTACAGACCTCGGTGGTCAACCCGTTCCTCTACAAACCCGTGAAACCCGTCTATCCGTTCTACTACTACCCGAACGTCGCCTACCAGCTCCAGAAACCCGCGTCCCCGACTTACCCGTGGTCCTACGCGCCGACCTATGCCACGCAAGCGAAACCGGCCCAAATATGGAAATGA
- the LOC143148969 gene encoding tRNA N(3)-cytidine methyltransferase METTL6 isoform X1, with protein sequence MAESMENSSEYVGHVAKCLTQEEVERMRAQNSRLVSEFRANQLEKDAKKHWDLFYKRNDTRFFKDRHWTTREFNELLGLATEENSNVLLEVGCGVGNFIYPLIEDGLKFKKIFACDLSPRAVELTKKHALYDPKNMNIFQTDITMENCFVDVDCPANVATLIFVLSAIHPEKFRTVVNNLYNILDNGGIVLLRDYGLYDMAQLRFKSGHKISENFYMRQDGTRTYYFSVDEVSNLFESVGFKTLMCNYVQRRTVNLKEKIDVPRIFVQGKFEKSL encoded by the exons ATGGCTGAATCAATGGAGAATAGTAGCGAGTACGTAGGCCACGTGGCGAAGTGCCTCACGCAAGAAGAAGTCGAGAGAATGCGGGCACAAAATTCGCGTCTAGTCTCGGAATTTCGGGCCAATCAACTCGAAAAGGACGCTAAAAAACATTGGGACTTATTTTATAAACGAAACGACACCAGATTCTTCAAAGATAGACATTGGACCACCAGAGAATTCAATGAATTGTTGGGCTTGGCCACGGAGGAGAATTCCAACGTGCTCCTCGAGGTCGGTTGCGGTGTTGGTAATTTTATATATCCTCTGATCGAGGATGgattaaagtttaaaaaaatatttgcttgCGACCTATCCCCTAGAGCGGTGGAACTAACGAag aagCATGCACTGTACGATCCGAAAAATATGAATATCTTTCAGACCGATATTAcaatggaaaattgtttcgtcgaTGTGGATTGTCCGGCAAATGTAGCGACTCTAATATTCGTTTTGTCGGCCATACATCCGGAGAAATTTCGGAC AGTTgtgaacaatttatacaatatcCTTGATAATGGAGGAATTGTGCTTTTAAGGGATTACGGTCTATACGATATGGCTCAATTGAGATTTAAATCCGGTCATAAAattagtgaaaatttttatatgaGACAAGATGGAACTAG GACGTATTATTTCTCTGTGGACGAAGTATCGAATCTATTTGAATCTGTTGGTTTCAAAACTTTGATGTGCAATTATGTACAAAGACGTACcgtaaatttgaaagaaaaaatagatgTACCTAGAATTTTTGTGCagggaaaattcgaaaaatctcTATAA